The following is a genomic window from Argonema galeatum A003/A1.
GTTGCGCTTTAGCGCTCTTATTACAGCTAGGATAAGAGCGCTAAAGCGCAACAACATACCCTTTATATAAATAACTAGCAACTTGCGTTAATTATATCAAGAGTCAGAAAAAAATATGAATGCGAAACAACTGTTGGAAAAAGTTCAATTTGTGGTAGATGCAGAGGGAAATAAATCTGCTGTCCAACTCAGTGTAGAAGTTTGGTCAGAACTATTGACTATTTTAGAAGATTTGGAAGATGCAGAGGAAATTCGTCTTGCACGGGAGAACAAAGAAGCGGCTATTCCTTGGGAGAAAGGGAAAGCAGAGTTGGGAATAGAGGTTTAAGAAGAATTTATTTTATCTGAAACCGACATTAAACATCGCAGACGAGTTTGGGAAAATTGACCCTCATGGCTGGTGAAACTGCAATAGATACATTTCGTTTAATGCGACTATTGCGTTTATTGCGAATTGCTGTTATGCTCTAAGAACATATACCCTTGTACTATTATGCTGAAGCAAAGATTGCCATTGGAGTCAGTTATTGGGCCAGAAGAAGCAGAGGCGATCGCAAAATTAGCACAAACCCTCAACCAGGAAAATTCACAAATAAAATTAGTGGAAAGCAACGGAGAAGAAGTTCTAATTCCTGAGTCTGTTCGCAGTATGTTACGCGATATCGTTAAGAAGATTGCATCAGGTCAGGTAATTTATTTGGTTCCCCACAATCACGAATTAACCACACAGGAAGCTGCCGATATTTTGAATGTTTCAAGACCTTTTTTAATTAAGTTACTGGAAGAGGAAGAAATTCCTTATATTAAGGTAGGAAAACATCGACGGATTCGGTTTCAAGATTTGATGAAGTATAAGGAAAACCGGGATCAAAAGCGCGGTAAAGCTCTGGATGAGCTAATTCAAATGAGCCAAGAAGCAGGATTCTATGAATAGGAGTAATTTAACCCCTACAACAACTAAATTGCCTGTTCTTTTAGACTCTTGCGTTTTATTTCCCATGTACTTGCGTGACCTCCTTCTTTGCACAGCGGAAGCAGAACTTTATCTGCCGTATTGGTCGCAAGAAATCCTTAACGGTGCAACTCGCAACCTTGTGGGTCAAGGACGGATGACGGCTGAGTTAGCAATGAAACTTGAAGTAGCAATCAAAGCAGCTTTTTCTAAAGCAATGGTTGAAGTTCCTGCTGGTCTAGCGGAAGTGATGACAAACCACCCAGGAGATCGTCATGTTCTTGCTGCTGCTGTAATGGCTAACGCTAAGATTATT
Proteins encoded in this region:
- a CDS encoding PIN domain-containing protein, with translation MNRSNLTPTTTKLPVLLDSCVLFPMYLRDLLLCTAEAELYLPYWSQEILNGATRNLVGQGRMTAELAMKLEVAIKAAFSKAMVEVPAGLAEVMTNHPGDRHVLAAAVMANAKIIVTSNLKHFQANDLAPWNIKAQSPDEFLCNIFDEYPDEMVEVVRRQSQALRKPPLTVNELLGLLSKDIPEFANNVSSYE
- a CDS encoding helix-turn-helix domain-containing protein, whose translation is MLKQRLPLESVIGPEEAEAIAKLAQTLNQENSQIKLVESNGEEVLIPESVRSMLRDIVKKIASGQVIYLVPHNHELTTQEAADILNVSRPFLIKLLEEEEIPYIKVGKHRRIRFQDLMKYKENRDQKRGKALDELIQMSQEAGFYE